In one window of Fulvia fulva chromosome 5, complete sequence DNA:
- a CDS encoding D-erythronate dehydrogenase produces the protein MSQQQKILITGAGGFVGQMLAEHLLNDGHKVVLADILEPPVPAAASNKENATCIKADLAESPDSVLSKDLDALYVFHGIMSAGSETDLELGYKVNLHSTLNLLEAIRKTIPGVRFIYSSSTAIFGQPLPDQPSEQTVPTPQGSYGTQKAMVEYIVNDYNRRGYINGFTLRFPTISVRPGKPTQAASSWMSGIIREPLQGQESVLPCDDDFKAWLCSPKTLIKNLKHVLTLPNDCMPSHIRQILLPGITSTVKDMLDALREVGGEEAVKLVKREKASPEIKAMLDSWPTTFDVSKARGLGFVSDENFKSAVEDFAATLK, from the coding sequence ATGTCCCAACAACAAAAAATCCTCATCACCGGAGCCGGAGGCTTCGTAGGGCAGATGCTTGCTGAGCACCTCCTCAACGACGGACACAAAGTCGTTTTGGCGGACATCTTGGAACCTCCCGTTCCAGCCGCCGCCTCCAACAAGGAGAACGCAACATGCATCAAAGCAGACCTCGCCGAATCGCCCGACTCCGTCCTCTCCAAGGATCTCGACGCCCTGTACGTCTTCCACGGCATCATGTCCGCCGGCTCCGAGACGGATCTCGAACTAGGCTACAAGGTGAATCTCCACAGCACTCTCAACCTCCTCGAAGCAATCCGCAAGACGATCCCCGGTGTGAGGTTCATATACAGTTCCTCCACTGCGATCTTCGGCCAACCCCTCCCCGACCAACCTTCCGAGCAGACTGTCCCCACGCCGCAGGGAAGTTATGGCACACAGAAAGCAATGGTCGAATACATCGTCAACGACTACAACCGTCGCGGCTACATCAACGGCTTCACACTCCGTTTCCCTACCATCTCCGTGAGACCCGGCAAGCCCACGCAAGCAGCGAGTTCCTGGATGTCGGGCATCATCCGCGAGCCACTGCAAGGGCAGGAATCCGTCCTCCCCTGTGACGACGACTTCAAGGCTTGGCTCTGTTCTCCCAAGACGTTGATCAAGAATTTGAAGCACGTTTTGACGCTGCCGAATGATTGCATGCCGTCGCATATTCGACAGATCTTGTTGCCGGGGATTACGAGCACGGTCAAGGATATGCTGGACGCATTGAGAGAGGTTGGAGGTGAGGAGGCTGTGAAGTTGGTCAAGAGGGAGAAGGCGAGTCCAGAGATTAAGGCGATGTTGGATAGTTGGCCGACGACGTTTGATGTGAGTAAGGCGAGGGGGTTGGGATTTGTGAGTGATGAGAATTTCAAGAGTGCTGTGGAGGATTTTGCGGCGACGTTGAAGTAG
- a CDS encoding Putative fructose-bisphosphate aldolase — protein sequence MTLAKLHNNRAVQMLNKAAEGKYGVLGVVSYNLETIVAVIAAAEAKRSPVQILLFPWALQYSPLFVDLAANAARKATVPVTVHMDHAQDPEIIKKASEIVAADGTPAFDSIMVDMSHYEKEENLAKTKELVALCHSKGISTEAEPGRIEGGEDGVKNTAELEGMMTTEEEVDDFIATGIDFLAPAFGNVHGDYHGVENIHLDYERLSTIQTKSANRVQIVLHGTNEFPLDIMAKCIGRGVTRINVNKLVLSDYNEYVEKNTGKVPLTKLMEEGTRLIQRQTEGWMDAIGSSGKA from the exons ATGACGCTCGCCAAACTCCACAACAATCGAGCCGTTCAAATGCTCAACAAGGCGGCAGAAGGCAAATACGGAGTCCTCGGCGTCGTATCCTACAACCTCGAAACAATCGTCGCCGTAATAGCCGCAGCTGAAGCGAAACGATCCCCCGTTCAGATCCTCCTCTTCCCATGGGCGTTGCAGTACTCGCCCCTGTTCGTTGACCTGGCGGCGAATGCTGCGCGTAAAGCTACCGTGCCGGTCACGGTGCACATGGACCATGCCCAGGATCCGGAAATCATCAAGAAGGCGAGCGAAATTGTGGCGGCGGATGGGACGCCGGCGTTTGACAGCATCATGGTGGATATGAGCCACTACGAGAAAGAGGAGAATCTGGCTAAGACGAAAGAACTAGTAGCGCTGTGTCATAGTAAGGGCATCAGTACGGAAGCCGAGCCAGGACGGATCGAGGGAGGGGAAGATGGGGTCAAGAATACGGCGGAGTTGGAGGGCATGATGACGACGGAGGAGGAGGTTGATGATTTTATTGCTACGGGGATTGATTTTTTGGCTCCCGCGTTTGGGAATGTCCATGGTGATTATCATGGTGTGGAGAATATTCATTTGGATTATGAGCG CCTCTCCACAATCCAAACCAAATCCGCCAACCGCGTGCAAATCGTGCTCCACGGCACCAACGAGTTCCCCCTCGACATCATGGCGAAGTGTATAGGGAGAGGTGTCACGAGGATTAATGTGAATAAGTTGGTGTTGAGTGATTATAATGAGTATGTGGAGAAGAATACGGGCAAAGTGCCGTTGACGAAGTTGATGGAGGAGGGGACACGGCTTATACAGAGGCAGACGGAGGGGTGGATGGATGCTATTGGGAGTAGTGGGAAGGCTTAG
- a CDS encoding Acetylesterase yields the protein MTLIKSPRLIFVFATVCFLSLSLLLYQYDALLARLRIANVLTTDAGTPRGPYASSYGRGNHWHGWSNIHHVFIFGDSWTTTGFEIDDAQPTVENPLGNPDWDPRNWHLGAGTNWVGFITAWHNASLVRTVDLAYGGATVDMDLIHPFEEIPPGMRDLGYQVNELFKPKYAMHPDYFDWTNENSLFIIWIGLNDVHNANVNNSMRFGQVFEQFRNHVEQLYEMGARNFMFLKIPPIQRSPLAAREHMVENWTSWVSAWNTNLTTLVQTFTHKHPDSIAFVFDTYKLFHDVMEDPCSFEATCEFKDVTTACVWYAWGTDEWNSWNENCTYRIDEYLWMNPIHPTTRMHNLTSLLMAEALMEG from the exons ATGACCCTCATCAAGTCTCCACGATTGATCTTCGTCTTCGCCACGGTTTGCTTCTTGAGCTTGTCGCTGCTGTTATATCAGTACGATGCACTGCTAGCCCGCTTGAGGATCGCGAATGTCTTGACCACAGATGCTGGCACACCTCGTGGGCCATACGCTTCCAGCTATGGCCGAGGTAATCACTGGCATGGCTGGTCAAACATCCATCACGTCTTCATATTCGGCGATAGCTGGACGACGACTGGATTTGAGATTGACGATGCCCAGCCGACTGTCGAAAATCCTCTAGGTAACCCCGATTGGGACCCACGAAACTGGCATCTTGGTGCCGGTACAAACTG GGTCGGCTTCATCACGGCATGGCACAACGCCAGCCTGGTCCGAACAGTGGACCTGGCCTACGGTGGCGCAACCGTCGATATGGACCTCATCCACCCTTTCGAAGAGATACCACCGGGCATGAGAGATCTGGGCTATCAGGTCAATGAGCTCTTCAAGCCGAAATATGCCATGCACCCAGACTACTTCGATTGGACGAACGAAAACTCGCTGTTCATCATATGGATCGGGTTGAATGATGTTCACAATGCAAACGTCAACAACTCGATGAGATTCGGCCAAGTTTTTGAGCAATTTCGAAACCACGTCGAGCAGCTTTACGAAATG GGCGCCAGAAACTTCATGTTCCTAAAGATCCCACCCATCCAACGCTCCCCCCTCGCCGCACGCGAGCACATGGTCGAGAACTGGACGTCCTGGGTCTCTGCCTGGAACACCAATCTCACAACCCTTGTCCAAACCTTCACCCACAAGCACCCAGACTCCATAGCCTTTGTCTTCGACACATACAAGCTATTCCACGACGTCATGGAAGACCCATGCTCGTTCGAAGCCACGTGCGAGTTCAAGGACGTGACTACAGCGTGTGTGTGGTATGCTTGGGGGACGGATGAGTGGAATTCGTGGAATGAGAATTGCACGTATAGGATTGATGAGTATTTGTGGATGAATCCGATTCATCCTACGACGAGGATGCATAATTTGACGAGTTTGCTGATGGCGGAGGCGTTGATGGAAGGGTGA
- a CDS encoding MFS transporter prlL — MDADSKHSKQSTELHEIRKSLDNAKTVALKDGNHEQAAFFETFATKDAEWVSYQNKKLLRKVDMHLLPMLILMYLFNFLDRSNLAQAREGTLEADLGMKGTDFNLATSIFFIGYLLMQLPSNMLIIRVRPSLYLAGVTTLWGVVSTCNAATHNFTGLVVVRFFLGFVEAPFFPGVIFLMSSWYTRAELTRRVAWFYSGSSLANMFGGLLAAGILGNLHDAMGLSGWRWLFIIEGTITIFFGLCAGFLLPDYPSTTRWLTQEERAFAAWRLYSDINESDDTHSAGVWDGIKLALQDYRLYLFTLLQHMSLLSQTFQYFFPSIVQTLGYGNIATLLLTVPVWFATFLTSIIVTLTASKTQDRSLHIAILMLLAAIGNAIVTATTSVGARFFAMFLMPMGAVSAFVVIVPWIANSFPRPLVKRSACVAIANMIGNTASAYGSYMYPSSAAPQYVPGGSANAVICLGVAALALSLRWVHKRGNRRLEVVEEVVEYSRGSGGEGGEGRRVGLRYVY; from the exons ATGGACGCAGACTCCAAGCACTCAAAACAATCCACCGAACTCCACGAAATCCGCAAGAGCCTCGACAACGCCAAAACCGTTGCCCTCAAGGATGGTAACCACGAACAAGCCGCCTTCTTCGAAACTTTCGCCACAAAGGACGCAGAATGGGTCTCATACCAGAACAAAAAGCTCCTCCGCAAAGTCGACATGCATCTCCTCCCCATGCTGATCCTCATGTACCTCTTCAACTTCCTCGATCGTTCAAACTTAGCACAAGCGCGAGAGGGCACGTTGGAAGCTGATCTGGGGATGAAGGGGACGGATTTCAATCTGGCCACGAGCATTTTCTTCATTGGGTATCTGTTGATGCAGTTGCCGAGTAATATGTTGATTATACGCGTAAGGCCGAGCTTGTATTTGGCGGGCGTGACGACGCTGTGGGGCGTTGTGTCGACTTGTAATGCGGCGACGCATAATTTTACTG GTCTAGTCGTGGTACGATTCTTCCTCGGTTTCGTGGAAGCGCCCTTCTTCCCTGGCGTCATCTTCCTGATGTCCTCATGGTACACCCGAGCAGAATTGACCCGAAGAGTGGCCTGGTTCTACTCAGGTAGCTCCCTGGCCAACATGTTCGGTGGACTTCTCGCTGCAGGCATTCTCGGCAATCTCCACGATGCCATGGGTCTCAGCGGCTGGCGCTGGCTGTTCATAATCGAAGGCACCATTACCATCTTCTTCGGTCTGTGTGCTGGCTTCCTCCTCCCGGACTACCCATCAACGACCCGCTGGCTTACACAGGAGGAGCGCGCGTTTGCGGCATGGCGTCTCTACAGCGATATCAATGAGTCGGACGATACGCATTCGGCGGGTGTCTGGGATGGCATCAAGCTCGCTCTGCAGGATTACAGGTTGTACCTCTTCACTTTGCTGCAGCATATGAGCTTGCTGTCTCAGACCTTCCAATACTTCTTCCCCTCCATCGTTCAGACGCTCGGGTATGGTAATATTGCAACTCTACTCCTCACGGTGCCGGTCTGGTTCGCTACATTCTTGACATCCATCATCGTCACGCTCACG GCCTCCAAAACGCAAGACCGCTCCCTCCACATCGCCATCCTAATGCTCCTCGCCGCAATCGGCAACGCAATCGTCACCGCCACCACCTCCGTTGGCGCCCGCTTCTTCGCAATGTTCCTCATGCCCATGGGCGCCGTCTCCGCCTTCGTCGTCATCGTCCCCTGGATCGCCAACTCCTTCCCTCGTCCCTTGGTGAAACGCTCCGCATGCGTGGCGATCGCGAATATGATTGGCAATACGGCGAGTGCGTATGGGAGTTATATGTATCCGTCGAGCGCGGCGCCACAGTATGTACCCGGTGGCAGTGCAAATGCGGTGATTTGCTTGGGGGTTGCGGCGTTGGCGCTTAGTTTGAGGTGGGTCCATAAGAGGGGGAATAGAAGGCTTGAGGTGGTGGAGGAGGTGGTGGAGTATAGTCGTGGAAGTGGTGGGGAGGGAGGGGAGGGGAGGAGGGTGGGGTTGAGGTATGTTTACTAA
- a CDS encoding N-acetylglucosamine-induced protein 1 — MGETTTTDIIPPDEIDYNDPPFPLTAIDREVLATKDEDYHRITWEDLREIIATNTLEQLKRLPSDLRRYLAWSHNIKRQYGGITPFVIQERLHWTPSDPTPTQTPPTAPPPPAFPHHSSIPFSDARDYAILKNDWPYGFEAGITHLIVWSKTPIEVDAERGDVTEGARGVIEEFVKRVFVDVVGEGRVLWFKNWVSLQSVRGVDHVHVLVRGATEEMVGRWCGRGDV; from the exons ATGGGTGAAACAACCACCACCGACATCATCCCCCCCGACGAAATCGACTACAACGACCCTCCCTTCCCCCTCACCGCCATCGACCGCGAGGTCTTAGCGACGAAAGATGAGGACTATCATAGAATTACGTGGGAGGACTTGAGGGAGATTATAG CGACCAACACCCTCGAGCAACTAAAACGCCTCCCCTCCGACCTGCGCCGCTACCTCGCCTGGTCCCACAATATCAAGCGCCAATACGGCGGGATAACACCTTTCGTAATCCAAGAACGGCTTCACTGGACTCCCTCAGATCCAACTCCAACCCAGACACCACCAACCGCCCCCCCCCCACCAGCCTTCCCTCACCACTCCTCCATCCCCTTCTCCGACGCCCGCGACTACGCAATCCTCAAGAACGACTGGCCCTACGGTTTCGAAGCAGGGATTACACATTTAATAGTCTGGAGCAAGACGCCGATTGAGGTGGATGCGGAGAGGGGGGATGTTACGGAGGGTGCTAGGGGGGTGATTGAGGAATTTGTTAAGAGGGTTTTTGTGGATGTGGTGGGAGAGGGGAGGGTGTTGTGGTTTAAGAATTGGGTTAGTTTGCAGAGTGTGAGGGGCGTGGATCATGTGCATGTTTTGGTTAGGGGGGCGACGGAGGAGATGGTGGGGAGGTGGTGTGGGAGGGGGGATGTTTGA
- a CDS encoding Stress protein DDR48, translating into MSGYGDNNDNSYGSSGRQGDSYGDNQRSGGLGDNDRSDRLGGSDSYGSSRRSGQDDIDSYGSSGRNTGSSGLGGNNSDSYGSASRDNDNSYGSSGTGRSTGYGGSDSYGSSGRDNDSSSYGRSTQGGGDSDSFGDKTSSFGDSDRTGGVSGGSYGSSDNDRTSGSTGAGYDNKTSLGYGDFDRTTGSDSYGSSNTRDNDNSYGSSNTSSGLGGSDSYGSSNRRDDNDSYGSFNTSDGGSYGSSGNDSYGSSNRNNDGSKNDSTMGKLMEKAGGMLKNDNIAEKGRARRDEAAYGGNNDSNY; encoded by the exons ATGTCCGGTTACGGAGACAACAACGACAACAGCTACGGCAGCTCTG GCCGCCAAGGCGATAGCTACGGAGACAATCAGAGATCTGGCGGACTcgga GACAATGATCGCTCTGATCGTCTCGGTGGAAGCGACTCTTACGGCAGCAGCCGACGATCAGGTCAAGACGACATCGACAGCTATGGCAGCTCTGGCCGAAACACTGGATCTTCTGGCCTAGGCGGTAACAATAGCGATAGCTATGGCTCCGCCAGCCGCGATAATGATAATAGCTATGGCAGCAGTGGGACTGGACGATCGACAGGCTATGGAGGCTCTGACAGCTATGGATCTTCAGGCCGCGATAACGATTCCAGCTCCTATGGAAGGAGTACACAAGGC GGAGGTGACAGCGACA GCTTTGGCGACAAGACTTCATCCTTCGGCGACTCTGATCGCACTGGCGGCGTGAGCGGTGGCAGCTACGGC TCCTCTGACAACGACCGCACCAGCGGCTCCACAGGCGCAGGCTACGACAACAAGACTAGCTTAGGCTACGGCGACTTCGACCGCACGACCGGCAGCGACTCCTACGGCTCCTCCAACACCCGTGATAATGACAACTCCTACGGTTCGTCTAACACCAGCAGCGGCCTAGGAGGAAGCGACTCCTACGGCTCCTCCAACCGCCGTGACGACAACGACTCCTACGGCTCTTTCAACACAAGCGACGGTGGCTCATACGGCTCGTCTGGGAATGACTCGTACGGCTCCTCGAACCGCAACAATGATGGCAGCAAGAATGACTCCACCATGGGCAAGCTCATGGAGAAGGCGGGTGGAATGTTGAAGAATGATAACATTGCTGAGAAGGGTCGTGCGAGGCGTGATGAGGCTGCGTATGGTGGTAACAATGATAGCAACTACTAG
- a CDS encoding NADH-cytochrome b5 reductase 1 yields the protein MSSTNPLAAHLVQFAYIPSAVLIGAATLFKKELIPLAIAVAVALTGFQLVTGGTKTPTPAVPAPSQPKTVLKPDEFQEFPITKKTQISHNTAIYRFSLPTEDAILGLPIGQHISLAATLDVKDPKTGEVTTKEVVRSYTPISSDNEKGYFDLIVKSYPTGNISRHLATLNVGDKMKVRGPKGAMVYTPNMARHIGMIAGGTGITPMLQVARAIQRGRKAGDKTKVDLIFANVNPEDILLKDDLDKLAAEDEHFNVYYVLNNPPETWAGGVGFVTGEMIKGRLPPPAKDVKLLLCGPPPMVSAIKKAAESLGYAKARPVSKLEDQVFAF from the exons ATGTCGAGCACCAACCCATTGGCAGCGCATTTGGTGCAATTCGCATACATTCCATCCGCAGTCTTGATCGGCGCCGCGACACTTTTCAAGAAGGAACTGATCCCTCTGGCAATTGCTGTGGCAGTCGCATTGACCGGCTTCCAGCTCGTCACTGGCG GAACCAAGACACCGACACCGGCCGTACCTGCGCCCTCCCAACCAAAAACTGTCCTGAAGCCAGACGAGTTCCAGGAATTCCCCATCACCAAGAAGACGCAGATCTCCCACAACACCGCCATCTACCGCTTCTCCCTCCCAACCGAAGATGCCATCCTCGGCCTTCCCATCGGTCAGCACATCTCCCTCGCCGCGACTCTCGATGTCAAGGACCCAAAGACTGGCGAAGTCACGACGAAAGAGGTTGTGCGCTCATACACCCCAATCTCATCCGACAACGAGAAGGGCTACTTTGATCTAATTGTCAAGAGCTATCCTACTGGCAACATCTCCCGCCATCTCGCTACACTCAATGTCGGCGATAAGATGAAGGTCCGGGGTCCGAAGGGTGCCATGGTCTACACCCCCAACATGGCTCGTCATATCGGTATGATTGCTGGTGGAACTGGCATCACTCCAATGCTGCAGGTCGCTCGAGCCATTCAACGTGGAAGGAAGGCTGGCGACAAGACCAAGGTCGACCTGATCTTCGCCAACGTCAACCCAGAGGACATCCTGCTCAAGGACGATCTCGACAAGCTAGCGGCCGAGGACGAGCACTTCAACGTCTACTATGTCCTGAACAACCCACCGGAGACCTGGGCAGGCGGCGTTGGCTTCGTCACCGGTGAAATGATCAAG GGACGTCTTCCACCACCAGCCAAGGATGTCAAGCTCCTTCTGTGCGGTCCTCCACCGATGGTGTCTGCCATCAAGAAGGCTGCCGAGTCGCTCGGATATGCAAAGGCAAGGCCTGTCAGCAAGCTCGAGGACCAGGTCTTCGCGTTCTAA
- a CDS encoding Septin spn3, whose amino-acid sequence MSSSPAIKLRRKKNVKKGIQFCLMVCGASGTGRTTFVNTLCGRQVLTPLDTDDPTTAHLEEGVKIKPVTVELELDEEGTRVSLTIVDTPGFGDSIDNEASFGEISSYLERQYDDILAEESRIKRNPRFRDNRVHVLLYFVQPTGHGLRELDIELMRRLSPRVNVIPVIGKADSLTPLELAESKKLIMEDIEHYRIPVYNFPYDIEEDDEDTVEENAELRGLMPFAIVGSDDILELDGKRVRARQYPWGVVEVENPRHSDFLAIRSALLHSHLADLKEITHDFLYENYRTEKLSKSVAGVNDSTGMVNPENDSLDPQSLASQSVRLKEEQLRREEEKLREIEVKVQREINEKRQELLARESQLKELESRMVREQTPSQPALTEDDESVAGATH is encoded by the exons ATGTCTTCCTCCCCCGCCATCAAGCTCCGCCGCAAGAAGAATGTGAAGAAAGGTATTCAGTTTTGTCTGATGGTCTGCGGTGCCTCAGGTACTGGTCGCACAACCTTCGTCAACACACTCTGCGGTCGCCAGGTCTTGACCCCCCTCGACACCGACGACCCGACCACTGCGCATCTCGAGGAAGGTGTCAAGATCAAACCAGTTACCGTCGAGCTGGAACTGGATGAGGAGGGCACAAGGGTTTCGTTGACCATCGTGGACACACCCGGCTTCGGTGACAGCATTGACAATGAAGCCTCTTTCGGCGAGATCTCCAGCTACCTTGAGCGTCAATACGATGACATCTTGGCAGAGGAGAGCAGAATCAAGCGTAACCCGCGATTCAGGGACAACAGAGTCCACGTTCTCCTCTACTTTGTCCAGCCAACTG GTCACGGTCTCCGCGAGCTTGACATCGAACTGATGCGCCGTCTCAGCCCACGTGTCAACGTCATCCCAGTCATCGGCAAGGCCGACTCCCTCACCCCACTCGAACTCGCCGAGAGCAAAAAGCTCATTATGGAGGACATCGAGCACTACCGCATCCCAGTCTACAACTTCCCATACGACATCGAAGAGGACGACGAGGACACTGTCGAGGAGAACGCCGAGCTTCGTGGCCTGATGCCGTTCGCCATCGTTGGTTCGGATGACATTCTCGAGCTCGACGGTAAGCGTGTGCGCGCACGCCAATACCCATGGGGTGTTGTCGAGGTCGAGAACCCACGACACAGCGACTTCCTTGCAATTCGATCCGCCCTTCTCCACTCCCACTTGGCAGATCTCAAGGAGATCACCCATGACTTCCTCTACGAAAATTACCGCACCGAGAAGCTGTCTAAGAGCGTAGCTGGCGTCAACGACTCCACCGGAATGGTCAACCCAGAGAACGACAGCTTGGACCCACAGTCGCTTGCTTCCCAATCCGTCCGCCTCAAGGAGGAGCAGCTGCGCCGCGAGGAGGAGAAGCTTCGTGAGATTGAGGTCAAGGTCCAGCGTGAGATCAACGAGAAGAGGCAAGAGCTGTTGGCACGTGAGTCGCAACTCAAGGAGCTCGAGAGCAGAATGGTCCGGGAACAGACACCAAGCCAGCCAGCTCTGACCGAGGATGACGAGAGTGTCGCTGGTGCGACGCACTAA